CCATTGAAATTCCAGTGCGTGCTCCTGTGAACTCTGTTAATTAGTTACCTGGAGAGGACCTATGCACAAGGGCTGCGCCACACGCCCTAGATACTCTGTCCTCCTGTATTATAGAAGTACACAAtgcatacacaacatacatacgcGAATACACGCTCACTCATATACACAATCGTGTTTGTGCATACCCTTGCGTGCATATGCGAGTATcactatatacacaaacgcacgtgtATGTGCCCATATGTccctatatatgtgcgcgcgctcgcgcacacacatatgcatgtatgaattcattaatgcacacacacacacacacacacacacacacacacacacacacacacacacacacacacacacacacatacacacacacacacgcacgcatactttCATTGCAGCTTCCGGTATCGCAATATTTGTTATGTTATCGTTTAAACAGCAGCTCTTGTTCTTTTCTGAAACGACATACATTTCCGTGACTGTCATTACGTAGTGTTTTGAACCTAAATATTTTCTATGCAATCTCAGGTAACCTACATCTAAAAACAATTTTGAGGGACTTTTAAATATTGATTTTAGCATCACACCGTGATGCAAAAAGTTCTGTACATATTGCCTCCATAACACCAGTTTACTATTTTAGACGCATTCTTACATCACTGGTTTCTTGTCAACATTCATAGCATTCTGTCTGCACCAGCATATCACATGCAGTATATACAAAGCGGACTTCAAATGAAGCCTATAACCATGGCCAGATTCTCTGCACCATGGGTCGAGACAGGGatatttctgcattttttttaacagtagTTCCGTATATCCAAGCTTGTATGCCACATGAATAACTAAGTTGTCCTTGGATTTGGCACAAGAAGTTTCTAGCTGTCGTATGAATGAGCAACTACACAAGTCATGTACTGATCTGAGGACAGGACACATATGGACCGATGAATATGCAGCATAAAAAGATCCATGcgaaaagaggaatgaaagagagaaaaaacaaacgaaattatAGACAACCTAGTATCTATGCAACACTGATTGCAGTTAGTAATTTATTGCGGTTTGATGCACTGGACTGACTCGGTTAGTGGAAGATAATATAGTCACAAACCACAAAACTACTTAAAACCCTAATACTTGATGAAAATGGCTAATGTGATTCAGATATAAGTAAGTTTGATATTGCGAAAAATCCGAAACTGTATTGCAGGAAATCTTAGATTATGATATATAGCATTCTCACTTAACACAGACTCAAACTGATGAGACTGAGAACCATAAAAATAGAGATGAGAAATTATACAGAGTGCAGATACAAGGGTCGTTGTTTGTAAAATGTGTATTTGGATCTGAAGTATTTCACAATTCCATATGATACTAAATGAAGTGACGGATTGTGACTGGCTGTGCAATGCTGACCTTGAATAGATTGCTGTTCGGGTTTAATACTGTCATGCTTGATCAGAAGACGTCAGTGTTACACTGAAAGAGCAAGTGCAATGGAAACAGAAAAaatgaagggatatatatatatatatatatatatatatatatatatatatatatatgtgtgtgtgtgtgtgtgtgtgtgtgagtgtgtgtatttacacacacacacacacacacacacacacacacacacatatatatatatatatatatatatatatatatatatatatatatatatatatatatatatatatatatatatgtatatatatatatatatatatatatatatatatatatatatatatgcatacatatatgtatatatatgcatatatatctatctctctctctctctctctctctctctctctctctctctctctctctctctctatatatatatatatatatatatatatatatatatatatatatatatatatatacatatacatacatacatgcatacatacatatatataatatatatatatatatatatatatatatatatatatatataatatacatatatgtgtatatatatacatacacgcacttatatgtatacatacatacatgcatgcatatatatatgcataaatatatataaatatatatatatatatatatatataaatatatatatatatatatatatatatatatatatatatatatatatatatatatatatataaatatatatatatatatatatatatatatatttctatatataaacatacacaatatatatatatatatataaatatatatatatatatatatatatatatatatatatatatatatatatatatatttctatacataaacatacacaatatatatatatatatatatatatatatatatatatatatatatatgtgtgtgtgtatatatatatatatatatatatatatatatatatatatatgtatatatatgtatatatatatatatatatatacacacatatatatatatatatatatatatatatatatatatatatatatatatatatatatatatatataaatatatacacacatgcataaatacgtaaacacacacacacacatacacacacacacacacacacacacacacacacacatatatatatatatatatatatatatatatatatatatatatatatatatatatatatactcaagtaTAAGAATTCGGAATCTAAACTCGCatttttcacatatacatattcgattcatttgaattatcattaacatggttttgcggaaaaatacaaacaagagGCTTTAGCTGAAGGGGAGAGAGTCGAGGGGATgtggggaataggggagaggaggaggagagagtggggaaggaaaggaaggagagagagagagagagagagagagagagagagagagagagagagagagagagagagagagagagagagagagagagagagagagaggaatcgcaTTATCTTGACTCTCCCGCCAAAACCTGTTGCTCTGACGGTAATAACGTTAAAGTAAAACCGATCAAGAAGTTATAAAGGTGTTGACAAATATTCCGTCACTGCACATATGCCAAGAAAAGAAACATACAGTAAGTTAGATGTGTAGATTAGAAAAGATACAGATACCAATCTCTTCTTTTgtcaaatacatataaaaattcatAGCATTTAAACCCATTTTCAGTGTTTAACTTTGATTTTGCATTGTAAAGAAAGTATGTAATCAGTCATTGCATCAGGCTTTTTGTAACACCTTAGTCTTAGCATCTGTAATGTATGATTCAAAAGTTTTATAACACCTATTGATATGGGTAAGCATAAAATTTGCTTTGGAAAAATATATGGTGCTATTAATGTTCATTTAgtacataaaacaataataacgatatgatgAAGTATACAATGGTCATGTAATATGAAATCCTACCTAATTTAGCAGTCACAAACTGTCGCTTCTATTCATTACATTAGGTACCAAAAGCGCTCAAacacaggggaaggagagaaaggcttACCTACTGCAACTACCATGGATCCTAAATTGGACTCCCTACCACTATTCATCCAGTCACGGAATCGTTTAGGGTACCATACAACTATTCCGGTGGTCTGACAGAGGAGGTTCAACCCTTTCGAAGAGTCGTCAGCTGGACACGGATGACTTAGACGACTTAGTGAAGTGCACGCGCAAAGTTCTTTGAAAGCCCCACCTAATGTCACCTTGAGGAACCGCAGACGTCGTCCAAATCCTGGGATTCTGTGCTCGATTCTTGGTCTTCTCCATCGTGATACGGATTTCATTGCGATAtcttatgcctttttttttatttctcaatcACTCTTCATATACCTCGCCTCCTTCTTGTACTTGATGTCAAGGACACCGATACCATCGCGGTGTTGAAGTTTTCGGATCAGATTATCAGAAAACATCGATTTCGTATCAGCGAGTTTCCAGAACCAGCTTTTGAGACAACGTCCTCGATGCTTCGATATCCTCTGGGCGAAGTAGGCACTTGAAGACCGCGTTCGAGAGGGTCGCTCTTAAGACTTCGAACTGCATGTGAGTGAGTCGAGACGGACGGCGCGTAACCGTACACCCTTCAACACGCGCTGGATGAACGAGGGTTAGATCGCAGGGAGAGTCACTTCCTTAATTACTCTTGGAATATTCACTAACTTATGGTCCCAAACTGTTCGATGATAACAGACCCTTGGAATTCCCATCAGATTCGAGAAATAATGTATGAAGTTGATATCCtcttttgtgcattttttttttttttttttttatagaatttcgAGGTACCAAGTAAAAGCGTCATAAATGAGTTCGTGGCACTGGATAGGTCCCATCAAGCTGTTTTCAGGGTATTCGCTTATGAAAATCCTGAAACGAAATTCTGGATCGGATAAACGGGAACATAATCTAATGCTCCCTAGGCTACCACTGGGAGCACTCAGAAAAGCAACTTTGTGAATGTATAATACATAGGTAATTTCTATCTCTGGACAGCTATCTTTTtgattgatatttttcttttaacagtTTGGTTGAGATCTTGGTTCATGATACAGACAATAGTGGAAAGAACCTCCGAGCATTGGCTGAGATTCTTTGGATGGCTAATAATTTGTCAAATCTACAgctggaaaaatattttttttaaatggtccGCAAGCgcataaataaaataagactTCATAACTGGAACTATAACTCattttatatcactttttttttcgtgGCAATGATGTGAACTTTTGGTCGATAATGATATGATTGCTCTAAACCTTACATGTATATGCTTTTGaggatttgcttgtttgtttctggaAATTTTGGTCAGAACTTCTTGGTAAGAAGAGTTTGCTATTTCTGTCGTTTCAATCACATTTCTTCacttgaaaaaaattaaaaaaaaactcaacactCAACATTTTTTCTTCCGTAATAAGCAATTAGCAGGTACACGACTCCATGCTGCGTGTTTAGAGGCTACCTATAGCTtgttatcacacatacacataatgttgGGCTCGTACTAACACTTGCTTTGAGTTTCCTCTTACGTTTAATATTCTAATACACTTGGTGTGCGGAACGGCTATAAGCAGAATGAAAGTAAGTACTCTTTATTCACGTATTTTCCATGAACGTTTTAAAGCTATTAGTGTTTGTCTTCTTTAGAATCGACCAAATGAAAGCAGTTAGCGAGATTTGAAATTGTTCCCACCTGCTTCGCGTCGCCCAGAGCACGTGCGCCAACCAAGCAACCAGGTTCTGCGGAAGGGGTCGTCAGAAGAACGACTTCGTGACCATCAAGTGGCTGCCCTCTCGTGGGGGCCGCCAGAGTACCCCCCCGCAGCCTAGTTATTCTCTCACCCACACGAACTCGTTGTAGTGATTCCATCGGTCCTCCTCGGAGTCCATGCCAGGTTTTTTGTCCACCATCATGCCTCCTGCGGTGCTGCTGCCGCATGATCCTTGGCACTTGTATCCCGCCAGGACCAGCATGTCGAAGGCCTGCTCCAGGAAGGTGTGTTTGAGGAAGAAGCGGCTGGAGTAGCGGTCAACCGCGCCACGGTCCGGGTCACGTGACTCGTTCAGCGTATCTCCGAACACCTCCCGGCACAGCGTCACGCGACCGCTCACAAGGATTCGGTTCAGCTTGCGGAACTTGACGTCGGCGAGTCCATCGCGTCCGAAGGCGAAGGTGCCGCGGTAACTGACGGTAATTGTGCCACAGGTGGTCTTGACTAGAAACGAAGGATCAATGGGGCTCAGGGATTTGGGAACGGTAAGAGACTCCACCATATCCTGCAGCGCATAGTACTCCGCCTCGTTCTTGAGTCTTTCACGCTCACTGAAGTTTTCTGGTAACACGAGCTTCTGGTTTCGTAAATAGTCGAGAATATAACGGAACAAGACACCATCACGATCCACGAAAAACTTGCCCTTCGAATCCCTCAGCACGGGCGTCTTGGACTTCCCGCTAAACATTTGACCCAGCAGGCTTTCGGGGTCCTTCTGAAGAGTTGTCAGCGAGGTCGTATAGAAAACTCCTCCGACATTTAATTCCACTATAGGAGGGAACACTTGCGTGATGGAGTTCATGGTCGATCCCGCCTGCTGTTCGGACGCAGGCTGGCCACTGTTCGAGGACCCCGAGGACGAGGAACTGTTAGTCGTAGCGCCGTTGGTGGCCATCGTGCGGAGGTCTGGTCTGGGCCGAGGTAGCGACGCGAGTGCCTGGCAGCGAGTCAATACCAGCCAGCACCACCCAGCCCGCGCACaccttcacgcacgcacacacgtacacgctgaAGCACAcacgcaggaacacacacacacgtgcacactgtTTCACGCACAAATACACTCGCTAGCGCTAAAAACTCGACGCTACGCTCGTGCTGGCAATTGAAGGAAGCAACTGTACATCTTTTTTATTACGTATGACTCGCATGTGAGCGCTTTCCGTTTAAGAGATGCACTTGTTGAGGAAGACAGCACCTGATGACTGTTGCTTTcatagatagggaagagagaatatgaaaaagcTCTAATATGCCGGAAATTTGTAAAGCTGTATCACGGGTCACAAATTTGCATTTTTATGCATGGCTAACATGTAACAAAATGCAAAGTATGTTCAGtaaagatgaaaaggggaaggaatcTTTTATTTCTAACACTCAACAGTATCTGAGAGAAGCGTGTACGAAATGGGATATTGTTTCGTTCGGAGAAGGTAGAATCACgaatgaaaatgggaaatggTTTCCTATAATTTGTTTAATGGTACGAAATCAACTCCCTTTAAAAAGCCGTCAACgctataaatagtgtgtgtggggggtgagtgtgggtggggtgggggggggggcgtgtatctGTATGCGTCTATATGAAttttgaataaagaaaataagaattttaataaatataagcAGATATACATACCGTCGTAGTTTTTTGTTAGTTaactgcttctttctctttctttctttctctctctctctctctctctctctctccacctttctctctctctctctctctctctctctctctctctctctctctctctctctctctctctctctctctctctctctctctctccctctctctctctctctctctcacctgctcactctgaatatctctctctctctctttctctctccctcacgtaaacatctatatatagaatTTTATTCATCACGACGGACCATCACCCGAAAACAAGATAATGCTTACACCTTTCCACAACAATATTTCCCGAATTCACACACCCCTCAAACAAAAGCACTCGGCGGGAGAGGAAACACGATAGCCTGTCCTTATTCCTCTCACAGGAGATGCGTAGCTGCCTATGATCAATA
This genomic stretch from Penaeus chinensis breed Huanghai No. 1 chromosome 8, ASM1920278v2, whole genome shotgun sequence harbors:
- the LOC125028274 gene encoding BTB/POZ domain-containing protein KCTD12-like, giving the protein MATNGATTNSSSSSGSSNSGQPASEQQAGSTMNSITQVFPPIVELNVGGVFYTTSLTTLQKDPESLLGQMFSGKSKTPVLRDSKGKFFVDRDGVLFRYILDYLRNQKLVLPENFSERERLKNEAEYYALQDMVESLTVPKSLSPIDPSFLVKTTCGTITVSYRGTFAFGRDGLADVKFRKLNRILVSGRVTLCREVFGDTLNESRDPDRGAVDRYSSRFFLKHTFLEQAFDMLVLAGYKCQGSCGSSTAGGMMVDKKPGMDSEEDRWNHYNEFVWVRE